Part of the Candidatus Neomarinimicrobiota bacterium genome, ATTAAAACGAAACCCGGTTGGCTTTTTCATTGGCTCGATGATGGCGGGAGCATATGTCGGCTTCGGAATCATCCTCATCTTCGTTGTCGGCTCAGCCGCTGACCCTGCCTATCAGAAGCTCATCATGGGGGGCAGTTTTGGGATTGCTCTTACCCTGGTCGTTTTCGCCGGGTCCGAA contains:
- a CDS encoding formate/nitrite transporter family protein, which produces MYTDTIDYLANLAASRVALLKRNPVGFFIGSMMAGAYVGFGIILIFVVGSAADPAYQKLIMGGSFGIALTLVVFAGSE